Proteins encoded by one window of Thermoplasma sp. Kam2015:
- a CDS encoding RNA-guided endonuclease TnpB family protein codes for SENSVGIDLGIEKFATLSNGIAIENPGFIKKVEKRIKRLQKQLSRKQNGSKDRRKQILRLQKEYKKLRDMREDFLDKISTAIAKRYDTIVIEDLNVHGMMQNHRISKSISDVSFYSFKQKLEWKSEKYGKNIIEIGRFDPSSKICSRCGNIKHDLKLSDRIYHCDVCGLTIDRDHNASKNIRKIGLIKVGLVQPEYTPVEIATSGLCGIYPYRQRSVVESGSSEALA; via the coding sequence CTCAGAGAACTCCGTTGGCATAGATCTAGGCATCGAAAAATTTGCAACCTTATCGAATGGTATAGCAATAGAGAATCCAGGATTCATAAAGAAGGTAGAGAAAAGAATAAAGCGTCTTCAAAAACAGTTATCGAGAAAGCAGAATGGATCGAAGGATAGAAGGAAGCAGATATTGAGATTGCAGAAAGAGTACAAAAAACTAAGAGACATGCGTGAGGACTTCCTTGATAAAATATCGACTGCGATAGCCAAGCGGTACGATACCATAGTCATCGAAGACCTCAACGTACATGGAATGATGCAGAACCATCGTATATCCAAGAGCATATCTGATGTTTCTTTCTATTCCTTCAAGCAGAAACTGGAATGGAAATCGGAAAAATATGGAAAGAATATAATAGAGATAGGAAGGTTCGATCCATCATCTAAGATATGTTCAAGATGCGGTAACATAAAGCATGATCTGAAGTTATCAGATCGCATATATCATTGTGATGTGTGCGGATTAACGATCGACAGGGATCACAACGCATCAAAGAACATAAGGAAGATTGGATTGATAAAAGTAGGGCTGGTGCAGCCCGAATACACGCCTGTGGAGATCGCAACATCGGGCTTGTGCGGAATATATCCGTACAGGCAGAGGTCGGTCGTTGAATCAGGAAGCTCCGAAGCTTTAGCTTAG
- a CDS encoding cob(I)yrinic acid a,c-diamide adenosyltransferase: MDENSKLGLIDVFTGDGKGKTTAAFGLAFRALGWGYRVYILQFMKTGVYGENKSAIMFDRNLKVDYVGMPYFIAWENEIPKEDLDKVKNVVICKKGHPPDDYREAVKEHFEASLKELGSGNWDVFIYDEINVALYYYLLSLDEVMEIFKIKPEHTELVFTGRKMPKEIMDKADLITEVSSPRHPYQKGILARRGVDF; encoded by the coding sequence ATGGATGAGAATTCCAAACTTGGCCTCATAGATGTATTCACAGGTGACGGAAAGGGAAAAACAACGGCGGCGTTTGGCCTGGCCTTCAGAGCACTTGGATGGGGCTACAGGGTGTATATACTTCAATTTATGAAGACCGGAGTATATGGCGAAAATAAATCCGCAATAATGTTTGATAGGAATCTCAAGGTTGATTACGTGGGGATGCCGTATTTCATTGCCTGGGAAAATGAAATACCGAAGGAGGATCTGGACAAGGTTAAGAATGTTGTGATCTGCAAGAAAGGACATCCTCCAGATGACTACCGAGAGGCTGTCAAAGAACATTTTGAAGCATCCCTGAAAGAGCTTGGGAGTGGAAACTGGGATGTGTTCATATATGATGAGATAAATGTGGCTCTCTACTACTACCTGCTGAGTCTGGATGAGGTTATGGAGATATTCAAGATAAAACCAGAACATACCGAACTGGTTTTCACCGGGAGAAAGATGCCGAAGGAAATTATGGATAAGGCTGATCTCATCACGGAGGTCTCCTCGCCGAGACATCCATATCAGAAGGGCATACTTGCAAGGCGCGGAGTCGATTTTTGA
- a CDS encoding NAD(P)/FAD-dependent oxidoreductase produces METANIVIIGAGVVGLAIASRLSENNESVYVFEKNKAIGAETSSHNSGVIHSGIYYPKGTLKAKLSLRGNAMIYELCEKHEIPFKRLGKLIVANGERELKALERLAQNGRNNGIEDIQMLEADDVRAIEPPVHADKAIYVPSTGILEPYDLMNFFYYSIKKNGGLIALDTEVTGIRKSHDGYIIDGISAGERFSVRCNTVINSAGLYSSRIAELAGFDIDKLGYRISYVKGDYFRVSGKLPVKRLIYPMPEEKGLGIHLTPDLSGSIRLGPNAYNVDHIDYRVNSSVKDFVESVQSFLPSITEYEVHEDSSGIRPQLIRHDGSYRDFIIRNEADHEMPGFINLIGIESPGLTASPAIADYVSDIYNNEIKG; encoded by the coding sequence ATGGAAACCGCAAACATCGTGATAATTGGCGCTGGAGTTGTTGGTTTGGCTATCGCCTCTCGATTATCAGAAAACAACGAATCAGTTTACGTTTTTGAAAAGAATAAGGCCATAGGCGCGGAAACAAGTAGCCATAACAGTGGCGTCATACACTCTGGCATATACTATCCAAAGGGAACCTTGAAAGCGAAACTCTCTCTCAGGGGAAATGCCATGATATATGAGCTCTGTGAGAAACATGAGATACCTTTCAAACGGCTCGGAAAATTGATAGTTGCTAACGGAGAACGTGAATTGAAAGCACTAGAAAGACTCGCGCAGAATGGCAGGAACAATGGAATTGAAGACATACAGATGCTAGAGGCTGATGATGTAAGGGCAATTGAGCCACCCGTTCATGCGGATAAGGCTATATATGTCCCATCTACGGGAATTCTTGAACCCTATGATCTGATGAATTTTTTCTATTATAGCATCAAGAAAAACGGTGGACTCATCGCTCTTGATACTGAAGTTACTGGAATAAGAAAGTCCCATGATGGCTATATAATCGATGGGATAAGCGCGGGAGAGAGATTCTCAGTTAGATGCAATACGGTCATAAACAGTGCAGGCCTTTATTCCAGCAGAATTGCTGAACTTGCGGGATTTGATATAGATAAGCTTGGATACCGCATAAGCTATGTGAAAGGTGATTATTTCAGAGTATCTGGAAAACTGCCTGTTAAAAGACTAATATATCCTATGCCTGAAGAGAAGGGCCTTGGCATACATCTTACTCCGGATCTTTCTGGATCCATAAGACTGGGCCCAAACGCGTATAACGTCGATCACATAGATTATCGCGTTAATTCAAGTGTCAAAGACTTCGTAGAATCAGTACAGAGTTTTTTGCCCTCCATAACGGAATATGAAGTACATGAAGATTCATCTGGCATAAGACCACAGTTGATAAGGCATGATGGTTCATACAGAGATTTCATAATAAGGAACGAAGCTGACCACGAGATGCCTGGTTTTATAAATCTCATAGGTATTGAATCTCCTGGTTTGACAGCATCTCCAGCAATAGCGGACTATGTTTCTGATATATACAATAATGAGATAAAAGGCTGA